A single region of the Roseivivax sp. THAF197b genome encodes:
- a CDS encoding phosphoadenosine phosphosulfate reductase, translated as MPIETAWDTELAGLDYDAWRTQLGEIGEETGFFEPLGDRHHALFDERGDTLLVSFETFPGIITYDKGARPIALSVAEAEDWSLLSVVSKNDTWFRDGDVFAFFDQLTDDGFFDDFERVIFYGAGPCGYAAAAFSVSAPGAVVVAAQPQATLDPGLTGWDERFTEYRRMDFTNRYGYAPDMMDAALRGYVLFDPRETLDAMHAALFHREGVTRLPMPFMGSALQAALIEMEILRDVLREAADGTLNSVSFAKLMRARRDYGPYLRKLLARVEADERLELTRWLCTNVATRKSAPRFRRRLRALRRIDEASAEVDETPNDQDGKTAAE; from the coding sequence ATGCCGATTGAGACCGCATGGGATACCGAGCTTGCCGGGCTCGACTATGATGCGTGGCGCACGCAACTGGGCGAGATCGGCGAGGAGACCGGTTTCTTCGAGCCATTGGGCGATCGCCACCATGCGCTGTTCGACGAACGCGGAGACACGCTGCTGGTCAGCTTCGAGACGTTTCCAGGCATCATCACCTATGACAAGGGCGCGCGCCCGATCGCGCTGTCGGTGGCGGAGGCCGAGGATTGGTCGCTTCTGTCCGTGGTGTCGAAGAACGATACCTGGTTCCGCGACGGCGATGTCTTCGCCTTTTTCGACCAGCTGACGGATGACGGCTTTTTCGACGATTTCGAGCGGGTGATCTTTTACGGCGCAGGCCCTTGCGGTTACGCGGCGGCGGCGTTTTCGGTCAGCGCGCCGGGCGCTGTCGTGGTGGCGGCGCAGCCCCAGGCGACGCTCGATCCCGGGCTGACGGGCTGGGACGAACGCTTCACCGAATACCGGCGCATGGATTTCACCAATCGTTACGGCTACGCGCCGGACATGATGGACGCGGCCCTGCGCGGCTATGTGCTGTTCGATCCGCGCGAGACGCTCGATGCGATGCATGCAGCCCTGTTTCACCGCGAAGGCGTGACGCGCCTGCCGATGCCGTTCATGGGCTCGGCCCTGCAAGCGGCGCTGATCGAGATGGAGATCCTGCGCGACGTGTTGCGCGAGGCGGCAGACGGGACATTGAACAGCGTGAGCTTCGCCAAGCTGATGCGGGCACGGCGCGATTACGGGCCGTATCTGCGCAAATTGCTGGCGCGGGTCGAGGCCGATGAGCGTCTGGAGCTGACGCGGTGGCTCTGCACCAATGTGGCCACCCGCAAGAGCGCTCCGCGATTCCGACGCCGTCTGCGCGCCTTGCGCCGGATCGATGAGGCAAGCGCGGAGGTCGACGAGACCCCCAACGATCAGGACGGAAAGACCGCCGCAGAGTGA
- the pyrC gene encoding dihydroorotase: MKSLTLRRPDDWHLHLRDGAMLKAVLPETARHFARAIIMPNLVPPVVTGAEAAAYRDRIMAALPEGAAFEPLMTLYLTEETDPEDVARAHADGLVRAVKLYPAGATTNSASGVRDFDRVRPVLEKMAEIGLPLCVHGEVTDAEIDIFDREKVFIDRVLDPVRKATPGLRVVMEHITTREGVEYARAGGPDLGATITTHHLVINRNHILVGGIKPHYYCLPVAKREIHRLALRAAATSGEASFFLGTDSAPHVDAAKETGCGCAGCFTATNTMSVLAEVFETEGALDQLEAFASLNGPAFYGMAPNEAQITLTKGDPVSYPSKIETGDGPVTVFDPGFPLHWRVA; the protein is encoded by the coding sequence ATGAAAAGCTTGACCCTCCGCCGCCCCGACGATTGGCATCTGCATCTGCGCGACGGCGCCATGCTGAAGGCCGTGCTGCCCGAAACCGCCCGGCACTTTGCGCGTGCGATCATCATGCCGAATCTCGTGCCGCCCGTGGTGACCGGCGCCGAGGCTGCCGCCTATCGGGACCGGATCATGGCCGCCCTGCCCGAGGGTGCCGCGTTCGAGCCGCTGATGACGCTCTACCTGACCGAGGAGACCGACCCCGAGGATGTGGCCCGCGCCCATGCCGACGGGCTGGTGCGCGCGGTGAAGCTTTATCCTGCCGGGGCGACCACGAACTCCGCCTCCGGCGTGCGGGATTTCGACCGCGTGCGCCCGGTGCTCGAAAAGATGGCGGAGATCGGCCTGCCACTTTGCGTGCATGGCGAAGTGACGGATGCCGAGATCGACATCTTCGACCGCGAGAAAGTGTTCATCGACCGTGTGCTCGATCCGGTGCGCAAAGCGACGCCCGGTCTGCGCGTGGTGATGGAGCATATCACCACCCGCGAAGGCGTCGAATATGCGCGCGCGGGCGGGCCCGATCTTGGGGCCACGATCACCACGCATCACCTGGTCATCAATCGCAACCACATCCTCGTGGGGGGCATCAAGCCGCATTATTACTGCCTGCCCGTCGCCAAGCGCGAAATTCACCGGCTGGCCTTGCGCGCCGCGGCCACCAGCGGCGAGGCCTCGTTCTTTCTGGGCACGGACAGCGCGCCGCATGTGGACGCCGCCAAGGAGACGGGCTGCGGTTGTGCGGGGTGTTTCACCGCGACCAACACGATGTCGGTTCTGGCGGAGGTCTTCGAAACCGAAGGCGCACTCGACCAGCTTGAGGCCTTCGCCTCGCTCAATGGCCCCGCCTTTTACGGGATGGCGCCCAATGAGGCACAGATCACGCTGACCAAGGGCGATCCGGTCAGCTATCCGTCGAAGATCGAGACGGGCGACGGGCCGGTGACCGTGTTCGATCCGGGCTTTCCGCTGCATTGGCGGGTGGCATAA
- a CDS encoding glycosyltransferase family 2 protein: protein MNILAILCVRNEGAYLLDWLAHAQAAGISHVLAYTNACEDGTDRILDRLAELGHVTHRPNPGPYDKGGIQFTALKDAAKQPVTQAADWILPLDVDEFVNVHVGARDLPALINALPEAQAITLTWRLFGCGGQARYDPAPVPERFTRAAPQVMHWPWRSAMFKTLYRNDGTYRKPGVHRPRDPDPARVETARWFDGSGRELDAQFRTRRIFSNFGQDNCALVQLNHYPLGSMEEFVLKAARGRAVHSDDLLGLDYWVERNFDTKDDHSIAEVSARAAPLRAAFAADPALAELHARAVAWRRARFDALMLEEPYRALMGRLLMTPSSRPLPADAAQFLKSYGLRAAKTRAV from the coding sequence TTGAATATACTTGCGATCCTCTGTGTGCGCAACGAAGGGGCCTATCTTCTGGATTGGCTGGCCCATGCGCAGGCGGCGGGCATCAGCCACGTTCTGGCCTATACGAACGCGTGCGAGGACGGCACGGATCGGATCCTGGACCGGCTGGCCGAGCTCGGCCATGTGACGCATCGGCCCAATCCGGGGCCTTATGACAAGGGGGGCATTCAGTTCACCGCGCTGAAGGATGCGGCCAAGCAGCCCGTCACGCAGGCTGCGGACTGGATCCTGCCGCTCGATGTGGACGAGTTCGTCAACGTGCATGTGGGCGCGCGCGACCTGCCCGCGCTGATCAACGCCCTGCCCGAGGCGCAGGCGATCACCCTGACGTGGCGGCTGTTCGGATGCGGCGGGCAGGCCCGCTACGATCCCGCGCCCGTGCCGGAGCGGTTCACGCGCGCCGCCCCGCAGGTCATGCACTGGCCTTGGCGGTCGGCGATGTTCAAGACGCTCTATCGCAATGACGGCACGTATCGAAAACCCGGCGTGCATCGCCCGCGCGATCCCGATCCGGCGCGCGTCGAGACGGCGCGCTGGTTCGATGGGTCGGGGCGGGAACTCGACGCGCAGTTTCGCACGCGGCGGATTTTTTCGAATTTCGGGCAGGACAATTGCGCGCTCGTGCAGCTCAACCATTATCCCCTTGGATCGATGGAGGAATTCGTCCTGAAGGCGGCGCGCGGCCGGGCCGTGCATTCGGATGACCTGCTGGGGCTCGACTACTGGGTCGAGCGCAACTTCGACACCAAGGACGACCATTCCATCGCCGAGGTCAGCGCCCGCGCGGCCCCCTTGCGCGCAGCGTTTGCCGCAGATCCGGCACTGGCGGAGCTGCACGCGCGTGCCGTGGCATGGCGTCGCGCGCGGTTCGATGCCTTGATGCTCGAGGAGCCCTATCGCGCCCTGATGGGGCGCCTCCTGATGACGCCATCATCGCGCCCCTTGCCCGCTGATGCCGCACAATTTCTCAAGTCCTACGGGCTGCGTGCGGCAAAAACCCGGGCTGTCTGA
- a CDS encoding MoxR family ATPase: protein MTTPASIDEVQTMLGEAGYVCGRALATVVFLSLKLGRPLFLEGEAGVGKTEIAKALSACLGRKLIRLQCYEGLDAASAVYEWNFPAQMIAIRTAEAQGNADKEVLNRELFSPDYLIERPLLEAMRPDENGPPILLIDELDRTDEPFEAFLLEALSDFQVTIPELGTIKAPEPPIVILTSNRTREVHDALKRRCLYHWVDYPTFEREVEILTAQAPDLAESLSREVVAFVQRLRTEDIFKKPGVAETIDWAKCLLALDVIDLSPEVISDTLGAILKYQDDIQKLQGSEAKKILDDARASVVNA from the coding sequence ATGACGACACCGGCATCCATCGACGAGGTTCAGACCATGCTGGGCGAGGCGGGCTATGTCTGCGGACGCGCGCTTGCGACCGTGGTCTTCCTGTCGCTCAAACTGGGCAGGCCCCTGTTCCTCGAAGGGGAGGCGGGCGTCGGCAAGACCGAGATCGCCAAGGCCCTGTCGGCCTGCCTCGGGCGCAAGCTCATCCGTCTGCAATGCTATGAAGGTCTCGACGCCGCATCGGCGGTCTACGAGTGGAACTTCCCCGCGCAGATGATCGCGATCCGCACCGCGGAGGCTCAGGGCAATGCCGACAAGGAAGTGCTGAACCGCGAACTCTTCAGCCCCGACTACCTCATCGAACGGCCGCTGCTGGAGGCCATGCGCCCCGACGAGAACGGCCCGCCGATCCTGCTGATCGACGAGCTCGACCGCACGGACGAACCCTTCGAGGCCTTCCTTCTGGAAGCGCTGTCGGACTTTCAGGTCACCATCCCCGAACTCGGCACCATCAAGGCCCCCGAGCCGCCCATCGTCATCCTGACCTCGAACCGCACCCGCGAGGTGCACGATGCCCTGAAGCGCCGCTGCCTCTATCACTGGGTCGATTACCCGACCTTCGAGCGGGAGGTGGAGATCCTGACCGCACAGGCGCCCGACCTGGCCGAGAGCCTGTCGCGCGAGGTGGTGGCCTTCGTCCAGCGCCTGCGTACCGAGGATATCTTCAAGAAACCGGGCGTGGCCGAGACCATCGACTGGGCGAAATGCCTCCTCGCCCTCGACGTGATCGACCTCTCGCCCGAGGTCATCTCCGACACGCTGGGCGCGATCCTGAAATACCAGGACGACATCCAGAAGCTGCAGGGCTCAGAGGCCAAGAAGATCCTCGACGATGCGCGCGCGAGCGTGGTGAACGCGTGA
- a CDS encoding glycosyltransferase family 2 protein, translating to MRITAVTCVKNEGPFLLEWIAFHRLLGVTDFLFYSNDCTDGTDALLDALEARGGVIHLPNPAEGRNYQMEALKDAAHQSVVKAADWVWIADVDEFLNIHVGDHTIPALVEACGDPGAISVTFQFFANDGICDYVDRPVIEQFTRSHNPDLWCGESAIEVKSLVRQDFPLQYYGAHRPFFNKRVETHHYPAWTDGSGRRVPRKFLMAENARRIRKFPAAGARAFATLNHYALRSLDSYLVKNDRGDVNRENRDFDDTYWRERNDPAWEDTSIQRYLPALEGALAALKADPELGALHEASVAAHIAKRDQLMAQEAYAEMYAHLKALPPYPPGEYELMQELGLVA from the coding sequence ATGCGGATAACCGCGGTGACATGCGTGAAGAACGAAGGCCCGTTCCTCTTGGAATGGATCGCCTTCCATCGCCTGCTCGGCGTCACGGATTTCCTGTTCTATTCCAACGATTGCACCGATGGGACTGATGCACTGCTCGACGCGCTGGAGGCCCGCGGCGGCGTCATCCACTTGCCGAACCCGGCAGAGGGGCGGAATTACCAGATGGAGGCACTGAAGGACGCCGCGCATCAAAGCGTGGTCAAGGCCGCCGATTGGGTCTGGATCGCCGATGTGGACGAGTTCCTGAACATCCATGTGGGCGATCACACGATCCCCGCGCTGGTGGAGGCCTGCGGCGATCCCGGCGCCATCTCTGTCACCTTCCAGTTCTTCGCCAATGACGGGATCTGCGACTATGTCGACCGCCCGGTGATCGAACAATTCACTCGCAGCCACAATCCCGACCTGTGGTGTGGCGAGAGCGCGATCGAGGTCAAGTCGCTGGTCCGGCAGGATTTTCCGTTGCAATATTACGGCGCGCACCGGCCCTTCTTCAACAAGCGGGTGGAGACGCATCATTATCCCGCCTGGACCGACGGGTCCGGGCGGCGCGTGCCGCGTAAGTTCCTCATGGCGGAAAATGCACGGCGGATTCGCAAGTTTCCCGCCGCAGGCGCGCGCGCGTTTGCGACGCTCAATCACTACGCGCTGCGCTCGCTCGACAGCTACCTCGTGAAGAACGACCGGGGCGATGTGAACCGCGAAAACCGGGATTTCGACGATACCTATTGGCGCGAACGCAACGATCCCGCCTGGGAAGATACCTCGATCCAGCGCTACCTTCCGGCCCTCGAAGGGGCGCTCGCCGCGCTGAAGGCCGACCCGGAACTGGGCGCGCTGCACGAGGCCTCGGTGGCCGCGCATATCGCCAAGCGCGATCAGCTCATGGCGCAGGAGGCCTATGCGGAAATGTACGCGCATCTCAAGGCGCTGCCGCCCTACCCGCCCGGCGAATACGAGCTGATGCAGGAACTGGGACTCGTGGCATGA
- a CDS encoding glycosyltransferase family 2 protein yields the protein MRIVLHIGPEAQSSERIQRIFNDKREQLAGKGVLYARSPGAKNHTRLFMAVSDPDAVDTLRFNRGFTLPEKQAALRDEVAAALRAEAERVAPDVLILSCHQLGSALTSTSERARLRDLLLPISDDITVLAQVDDPARMLARAYAAQVIEGRAVPLTQELGLLEAESWWDAALATRPDPAPEKGVFSDVQGAPYWLDLKRLVAEWDGTFGAGATRLWGLDPDTLWSERATEALRAAFGIEANFGRAEEVTRPAAPPEVWLTRARMFNDVVLRLLEKPETILGRPLWRKLVMEMKIDGAPINTGALFSISNRFKPDLEALHEAHPLLGFAPLIPPVQSDPWTEADPQMGFRATQYLMAARWRIDQAAKEERDSKAAELAQLEVGLPSEAPETGPVPEAGLTTTAKAMMPPLAKQKFAQLKGSPFAPHNKLGRVNEEELAAAFTEHPPRDLPEGQKGRVIVGCMKNEAPYILEWVAYHRAIGVDNFLIYTNGCEDGTSEILDRLDALGIVQHRNNDDWKGKSPQQHALNQALKEPVIRQADWIIHIDVDEFINVRCGNGTLDDFFARVPEATNVAMTWRLFGHSGVTQLSDQFVIEQFDQCAPRYCPKPHTVWGYKTMFRNIGAYQKISCHRPNKLIDGAEARVRWVNGSGEDMTGEAIQNGWRSSKKSIGYDLLQLNHYALRSAESFLIKRQRGRALHVDRSIGLNYWIRMDWSGARDITIKRNVPRLKAEYDRLLADPELARLHAAGLDWHRAKARELHGMPEFEELYQQAVRLELTEMERVAYALALDMES from the coding sequence GTGAGGATCGTCCTGCATATCGGCCCCGAGGCACAATCCTCCGAACGCATCCAGCGCATCTTCAACGACAAGCGGGAGCAATTGGCGGGCAAAGGCGTGCTTTACGCCCGCTCGCCCGGTGCCAAGAACCACACGCGGCTTTTCATGGCCGTCAGCGATCCCGATGCGGTCGATACGCTGCGGTTCAATCGCGGCTTCACCCTGCCCGAGAAACAGGCGGCCTTGCGCGATGAGGTCGCCGCGGCCTTGCGCGCGGAGGCCGAGCGCGTCGCGCCGGACGTCCTGATCCTGTCGTGTCATCAGCTGGGATCGGCCCTGACATCGACGAGCGAACGTGCGCGCTTGCGCGACCTGCTGCTGCCGATCTCGGACGATATCACGGTTCTGGCGCAGGTGGATGACCCGGCGCGGATGCTCGCGCGCGCCTATGCAGCGCAGGTGATCGAAGGACGCGCCGTGCCTTTGACCCAGGAGTTGGGATTGCTGGAGGCCGAAAGCTGGTGGGATGCGGCGCTGGCAACCCGGCCCGATCCGGCCCCTGAGAAAGGCGTCTTTTCGGATGTGCAGGGCGCGCCCTACTGGCTTGATCTGAAACGCCTTGTCGCGGAATGGGATGGCACCTTCGGGGCCGGTGCGACCCGGCTTTGGGGGCTTGATCCCGATACGCTCTGGTCGGAGCGCGCGACGGAGGCCTTGCGCGCGGCGTTCGGCATCGAGGCGAATTTCGGCCGGGCCGAAGAGGTCACCCGTCCGGCCGCACCGCCCGAGGTCTGGCTGACGCGGGCGCGGATGTTCAATGATGTTGTGCTGCGGCTTCTGGAAAAGCCCGAGACGATCCTCGGACGTCCGCTTTGGCGCAAGCTTGTCATGGAAATGAAAATCGATGGCGCGCCGATCAATACCGGCGCATTGTTCAGCATTTCCAATCGGTTCAAGCCTGACCTTGAAGCACTGCATGAAGCGCATCCGCTGCTCGGTTTCGCCCCGCTGATCCCGCCCGTTCAGTCCGACCCCTGGACCGAGGCTGATCCGCAGATGGGCTTTCGCGCGACGCAATACCTGATGGCCGCGCGCTGGCGCATCGATCAGGCCGCGAAGGAGGAACGCGACAGCAAAGCGGCGGAGCTCGCACAACTCGAAGTGGGCCTGCCCAGCGAGGCGCCCGAGACGGGCCCCGTGCCGGAAGCCGGGCTGACCACGACGGCAAAGGCGATGATGCCGCCGCTTGCGAAACAGAAATTCGCGCAGCTCAAGGGATCGCCCTTCGCGCCCCACAACAAGCTTGGCCGCGTCAACGAGGAAGAGCTGGCAGCGGCTTTCACCGAACACCCGCCGCGCGATCTGCCCGAGGGTCAGAAAGGCCGCGTCATCGTGGGCTGCATGAAGAACGAGGCGCCCTATATCCTCGAATGGGTGGCCTATCACCGCGCGATCGGGGTCGATAATTTCCTCATCTATACAAATGGTTGCGAGGACGGGACGAGCGAAATCCTCGACCGGCTCGACGCGCTTGGCATCGTCCAGCATCGCAACAACGACGATTGGAAAGGCAAGTCGCCGCAGCAGCACGCGCTCAACCAGGCGCTGAAGGAGCCGGTGATCCGGCAGGCGGACTGGATCATCCATATCGACGTGGACGAGTTCATCAATGTGCGCTGCGGAAACGGCACGCTGGACGATTTTTTCGCGCGCGTGCCGGAGGCCACGAATGTCGCGATGACCTGGCGGCTTTTCGGCCATTCTGGGGTGACGCAGCTCTCCGATCAGTTCGTGATCGAACAATTCGATCAATGCGCGCCGCGTTACTGCCCCAAGCCGCACACGGTCTGGGGTTACAAGACGATGTTCCGCAATATCGGGGCTTACCAGAAGATTTCCTGCCACCGGCCCAACAAGCTGATCGATGGCGCCGAGGCCCGCGTGCGCTGGGTCAACGGATCGGGCGAGGACATGACGGGCGAGGCCATTCAGAACGGATGGCGCTCTTCGAAAAAATCCATTGGTTACGACCTGTTGCAGCTCAATCATTATGCACTTCGGTCGGCGGAAAGCTTCCTGATCAAACGCCAGCGGGGCCGCGCGCTGCATGTCGACCGCTCCATCGGTCTGAACTACTGGATCCGCATGGATTGGTCCGGGGCGCGGGATATCACGATCAAGCGCAACGTGCCGCGGCTCAAGGCGGAATATGACCGCTTGCTGGCCGATCCGGAACTGGCGCGCCTGCACGCGGCGGGCCTCGATTGGCATCGCGCGAAAGCCCGGGAATTGCACGGCATGCCGGAATTCGAAGAGCTTTATCAGCAGGCCGTGCGGTTGGAGCTGACCGAAATGGAACGCGTCGCCTATGCGCTGGCGCTCGATATGGAGAGCTGA
- a CDS encoding FkbM family methyltransferase has translation MDMDVTDTFETPNGLRFPRDRDFISRRTEKALTTEGYEDKETRAVVQLLRRDDRVLELGSGIGYMSTLMARRRPLEAIETYEANPRLLPFIRAVHALNERTEIASHNAILSEGGGDPVPFYIRRDFLASSLCREDDPDTIVETVEVPQIDIAAVTARLKPTFLVCDIEGAEAHLLPAADLSHLRAAVVELHPQWIGQDGVQAVFDAFHRAGLTYFPKVSHAKVVCFKKGF, from the coding sequence ATGGACATGGACGTCACCGACACCTTCGAGACCCCGAATGGCCTGCGCTTTCCCCGAGACCGGGATTTCATCTCGCGTCGTACGGAAAAGGCCCTGACGACAGAGGGTTACGAGGACAAGGAAACGCGCGCGGTGGTGCAGCTTCTGCGCCGGGACGACCGCGTGCTCGAACTGGGATCGGGCATCGGCTACATGTCGACGCTCATGGCGCGGCGGCGACCGCTGGAGGCGATCGAGACCTATGAGGCCAATCCGCGCCTGCTGCCTTTCATCCGGGCCGTGCACGCGCTGAACGAGCGCACGGAGATCGCGTCGCACAATGCAATCCTGTCGGAGGGCGGCGGCGACCCGGTACCGTTCTATATCCGCCGCGACTTCCTGGCCTCGTCGCTGTGCCGCGAGGACGATCCCGACACCATCGTCGAGACCGTGGAGGTGCCGCAGATCGACATCGCGGCGGTGACCGCGCGGCTGAAACCCACCTTCCTCGTCTGCGATATCGAAGGGGCCGAGGCCCATCTGCTGCCCGCCGCGGACCTGTCGCATCTGCGCGCGGCTGTGGTGGAACTGCATCCGCAATGGATCGGTCAGGATGGCGTGCAGGCCGTGTTCGACGCCTTCCACCGCGCCGGACTGACCTATTTTCCGAAAGTCAGCCACGCCAAGGTGGTCTGCTTCAAGAAAGGCTTCTAG
- a CDS encoding sulfotransferase family protein, with protein sequence MSRLRVVNLGLPKSGTTTLGKALRRAGLNVADWKIRPEQSTHDALEGEFVGKCLYEAYFTTGDPLAAMAEFDAFSEISAIGGGANYWPQFDYGLLAAISAHHPGTKFLLSYRAPADIVESMLAWRNLGTGRLPKNAIPGLPEGYGQDAPELERWVAGHYAYLRAAFEGRADFMEYNISDPQAPEKIGAFLGLELPWWGHANERAPEAAS encoded by the coding sequence ATGAGCCGTTTGCGTGTGGTCAATCTGGGCCTGCCGAAATCGGGCACCACGACGCTGGGCAAGGCGTTGCGCCGCGCGGGCCTCAACGTGGCGGATTGGAAGATCCGGCCCGAGCAAAGCACGCACGACGCCCTTGAGGGCGAGTTCGTCGGCAAGTGCCTTTATGAGGCGTATTTCACCACCGGTGATCCGCTGGCCGCGATGGCGGAATTCGACGCCTTCTCCGAGATCAGCGCCATTGGCGGCGGGGCGAATTACTGGCCGCAATTCGATTACGGGCTTCTTGCGGCCATCTCGGCCCATCATCCGGGCACGAAGTTCCTGCTGTCCTACCGCGCACCCGCCGATATCGTGGAAAGCATGCTGGCCTGGCGGAACCTTGGAACGGGGCGGCTGCCGAAGAACGCGATCCCGGGCCTGCCGGAAGGATATGGTCAGGACGCGCCGGAGCTGGAGCGCTGGGTTGCGGGCCATTACGCCTATCTGCGGGCCGCTTTCGAGGGGCGCGCCGACTTCATGGAATACAACATCTCCGACCCGCAAGCCCCTGAAAAAATTGGCGCCTTTCTGGGATTGGAGCTGCCCTGGTGGGGCCACGCGAATGAACGCGCGCCCGAGGCCGCCTCGTGA
- a CDS encoding orotate phosphoribosyltransferase — protein sequence MIPSTYPAREEMARLTAAMLLDIQAVNFNTREPYTLASGLPSPSYIDCRKLISFPRIRSTLMDFLTVTVMRDAGLEAFDNIAGGETAGIPFAALVAERMALPMTYVRKKPKGYGRNARIEGAMSEGQRVLLVEDLTTDGGSKLSFVDAIRETGAVCAHTAVIFYYDIFPETRKTLGDHGVALHHLCTWWDVLAEAKRRGAFDAETLTEVERFLNDPRAWQAERGA from the coding sequence ATGATCCCCAGCACCTACCCTGCCCGCGAAGAGATGGCGCGCCTGACCGCCGCCATGCTGCTCGATATCCAGGCGGTGAACTTCAACACCCGAGAGCCCTACACGCTGGCTTCGGGCCTGCCCTCACCGTCCTATATCGATTGCCGCAAGCTCATCTCCTTTCCGCGCATCCGCTCCACGCTGATGGATTTCCTGACGGTGACGGTGATGCGCGATGCCGGGCTCGAGGCGTTTGACAATATCGCGGGCGGCGAGACGGCGGGTATTCCCTTCGCCGCACTGGTGGCGGAGCGCATGGCGTTGCCCATGACCTATGTGCGCAAGAAGCCCAAAGGGTATGGTCGCAACGCGCGGATCGAAGGCGCGATGAGCGAGGGGCAGCGCGTCCTGCTCGTGGAGGATCTGACCACCGATGGCGGCTCCAAGCTGTCCTTCGTGGATGCGATCCGCGAGACGGGTGCCGTCTGCGCGCATACGGCCGTGATCTTCTATTACGACATCTTCCCCGAGACGCGGAAGACGCTCGGCGATCACGGTGTGGCGCTGCATCACCTCTGCACCTGGTGGGACGTTCTAGCCGAAGCCAAGCGGCGCGGCGCCTTCGATGCGGAGACGCTGACGGAGGTCGAGCGCTTCCTGAACGACCCGCGCGCCTGGCAGGCCGAACGCGGCGCTTGA
- a CDS encoding VWA domain-containing protein — protein MEYAPLEISENPRLAQNVIHFARALRKAGLPVGPGRVIDAIRAVEAAGFTERSDFFWTLHACFVSRPEHRAVFAQIFRLYWRDPRYLEHMMSMMIPAIRGVQEERVAQAAEKRAAESLLDGLTPDMPEREEEREEDVQIEIDASQTMSDKERLRSLDFEQMSNAEIAEAKRMLAKLSLPVKPIQSRRQMAANLGTHADWRRTMRAAMRQGGEIRSFAKTKRRPRWPNLVVLCDISGSMSQYSRMVLHFLHAVANEKGAGWAKVHAFTFGTRLTNITRHLGTRDVDQALKAAGAEAQDWEGGTRIGQCLHAFNRDWSRRVMGQGAVVLLITDGLDRDPEEGLEREMERLHLSSRRLIWLNPLLRWDGFAPKARGIRAMLPHVDSFRAGHSIQTLEELALAISKPDDPGEKDRLLRAVAEG, from the coding sequence ATGGAATACGCGCCGCTCGAAATCTCGGAGAATCCGCGCCTCGCGCAGAACGTCATCCATTTCGCCCGTGCGTTGCGCAAGGCGGGCCTGCCCGTGGGGCCGGGACGGGTGATCGATGCCATCCGCGCGGTTGAGGCGGCGGGCTTCACCGAGCGCTCGGATTTCTTCTGGACGCTGCATGCCTGCTTCGTCTCACGCCCCGAACACCGCGCCGTGTTCGCGCAGATCTTCCGGCTCTATTGGCGCGATCCGCGCTATCTCGAACACATGATGTCGATGATGATCCCGGCGATCCGCGGCGTGCAGGAAGAGCGCGTTGCGCAAGCCGCCGAGAAGCGCGCGGCGGAATCGCTGCTCGATGGCCTCACACCCGACATGCCCGAGCGGGAGGAGGAGCGCGAGGAAGACGTCCAGATCGAGATCGACGCCTCCCAGACCATGTCCGACAAGGAGCGTCTGCGCAGTCTCGATTTCGAGCAGATGTCCAATGCCGAGATTGCCGAGGCGAAGCGCATGCTGGCCAAGCTCAGCCTGCCGGTGAAACCCATCCAGTCACGCCGCCAGATGGCAGCCAATCTCGGCACCCATGCCGATTGGCGCCGCACCATGCGCGCGGCCATGCGCCAGGGGGGCGAGATCCGCAGCTTTGCGAAAACCAAGCGGCGACCGCGCTGGCCCAATCTGGTGGTCCTTTGTGATATCTCGGGATCGATGAGCCAGTACAGCCGGATGGTGCTGCATTTCCTCCACGCAGTCGCGAACGAGAAGGGCGCAGGCTGGGCGAAGGTCCATGCTTTCACCTTCGGCACGCGGCTGACGAACATCACCCGGCATCTGGGCACGCGCGACGTGGATCAGGCGCTGAAGGCCGCGGGCGCCGAGGCGCAGGATTGGGAAGGCGGCACGCGGATCGGGCAATGCCTGCACGCCTTCAACCGCGACTGGTCGCGGCGGGTCATGGGGCAGGGCGCGGTGGTGCTGCTCATCACAGACGGGCTCGACCGCGACCCCGAGGAGGGGCTGGAGCGGGAGATGGAGCGGCTGCACCTGTCCTCGCGACGGCTCATCTGGCTCAATCCGCTGCTGCGCTGGGACGGTTTCGCGCCCAAGGCACGCGGCATTCGCGCCATGCTGCCCCATGTGGACAGCTTCCGCGCGGGCCATTCGATCCAGACGCTGGAAGAACTGGCGCTTGCCATCTCCAAGCCCGACGATCCCGGCGAAAAGGATCGCTTGTTGCGGGCGGTGGCCGAGGGGTAG